The Girardinichthys multiradiatus isolate DD_20200921_A chromosome 6, DD_fGirMul_XY1, whole genome shotgun sequence genome window below encodes:
- the foxf2a gene encoding forkhead box protein F2a isoform X2 gives MHASRSANMTTEMAQQQQLDPCGSVRSCAAVLSPQPDLEDGQGAVKGKKANSGLRRPEKPPYSYIALIVMAIQSSPSKRVTLSEIYQFLQARFPFFRGQYQGWKNSVRHNLSLNECFIKLPKGLARPGKGHYWTIDPGSEFMFEEGSFRRRPRGFRRKCQALKPVPRMMNGIGFDASMLAQNFDFQSPQVSLSYHNNYNIDLVSSTVQGGFEGLSVGHHVPRISSSSLTSYMTACKTASITNYYPDSSSSSPIQSSPAIRGTLDCSTCTYANAASHWTAPGVSSHRKQQVLASSCANSSAASPSSLEQSYLHHHTRDSSEVWDCLDIPAPQLSQCRKGRNSF, from the coding sequence GCGCAAACATGACAACTGAGATGGCTCAGCAGCAACAGCTGGATCCCTGTGGGTCTGTGCGCTCCTGCGCCGCGGTGCTCAGTCCGCAGCCAGACCTGGAAGACGGTCAGGGCGCAGTTAAGGGAAAAAAAGCCAACTCAGGCTTAAGACGCCCAGAAAAGCCCCCTTACTCGTATATCGCACTTATAGTGATGGCAATCCAAAGTTCACCCAGCAAAAGAGTAACTCTGAGCGAGATTTATCAGTTCCTGCAAGCCAGATTTCCCTTTTTCAGAGGACAATATCAGGGATGGAAGAATTCCGTCAGACACAACTTGTCTCTGAACGAATGCTTCATCAAACTACCCAAAGGTTTGGCAAGACCTGGCAAGGGTCACTACTGGACCATAGACCCAGGCAGCGAGTTCATGTTCGAGGAGGGGTCCTTTCGTCGCAGACCGAGGGGATTCCGGAGGAAATGCCAAGCTCTGAAACCAGTGCCCAGGATGATGAATGGCATCGGGTTTGACGCGTCAATGCTGGCGCAGAACTTTGATTTCCAATCTCCTCAAGTCTCATTATCATACCATAATAACTACAACATAGATTTAGTGAGTAGTACAGTTCAAGGTGGGTTTGAAGGACTCAGCGTAGGCCACCACGTCCCACGTATTTCTTCCTCCTCCCTGACATCCTACATGACGGCATGTAAGACAGCTTCTATCACAAATTATTACccagacagcagcagcagtagtCCCATACAGTCCTCACCAGCGATAAGAGGCACACTGGACTGCAGCACATGTACTTACGCGAACGCGGCTTCGCACTGGACCGCACCTGGGGTGTCCTCACACAGAAAACAGCAGGTTCTGGCATCAAGCTGCGCCAACTCCTCTGCGGCTTCACCTTCTTCATTGGAGCAGAGCTATTTGCATCATCACACACGAGATTCATCTGAGGTG